Proteins from a genomic interval of Chryseobacterium indologenes:
- a CDS encoding efflux RND transporter permease subunit encodes MFKKFIRRPVLSIVISLIIVFMGVLSLVKLPVTQFPSISPPKVNITAEYPGANNELLIKSVVIPLERGLNGVPGMKYMTSDAGNDGEASIQIVFDLGTDPNVAAVNVQNRVSSVVNKLPPLVVREGVKITREEPNMLMYINLYSDDPKADQKFLFNYADINVMSELRRVSGVGFADILGTREYAMRIWLKPDRLTAYSISADEVMEALNDQSLEASPGKTGESSGKRSQSFEYVLKYPGRFNNEKDYGNIILKAKPDGESVRLKDVADIEFGSSMYDIYSTLNGKPSAAITVKQSYGSNASDVIKNVKALMKDLEKNNFPKGMHYEISYDVSRFLDASMEKVIHTLFEAFILVAIVVFLFLGDWRSTLIPALAVPVSLVGTFAVMSAFGITLNMISLFALVMAIGVVVDDAIVVIEAVHAKMEEKNLSPLKATEEAMHEISGAIIAITLVMASVFIPIAFMSGPVGVFYRQFSITMASSIILSGVVALTLTPALCALILKNNHGKAKKKTPVTVFLEKFNNLFTKGAGKYEKMLNKTVTKKTITLPLLLAFCACTFFLSNSLPSGFIPAEDQGMIYAIIQTPPGSTLERTNQIARELLRESEDIDGVQSVSSLAGYEILTEGTGSNSGTCLINLKSWEERKESAAEIIEKLEEKAKNIPGANIEFFQPPSVPGYGAAGGFELRLLDKAGSGDYHKMEQVSSDFVKELKKRPELGSAFTFYSASFPQYMLKIDNDLAEQKGVTIAKAMDNLSTLIGSNYETSFIRFDRPYKVIVQAGPQYRALPTDLLKLYVKNDKDQMVPYSDFMRLEKVYGLSEMTRHNMYNSAQVSGTPAPGYSSGQAIKAIQEVADKTLPRGFGIDWAGISKDEVSRGNEAIFIFLVCLGFVYLILSAQYESFILPLPVILSLPVGIFGAFLCLKLLGLENNIYAQVAMVMLIGLLGKNAVLIVEFAVQKKAEEGIPVAKAAIEGAAIRFRPILMTSFAFVAGLIPLVVATGPGAVGNRTIGTAAAGGMLIGTIFGLMIIPGLYYIFGTIAEKSKLAKYEEENPLTEQTEPYKHDGKFED; translated from the coding sequence ATGTTTAAAAAATTCATTCGCAGACCTGTTCTGTCTATTGTAATCTCATTGATTATTGTGTTTATGGGAGTTCTGTCACTGGTAAAGTTACCGGTAACACAATTTCCCTCTATTTCTCCACCTAAAGTAAATATTACGGCAGAATATCCCGGAGCCAACAACGAACTCTTGATTAAATCTGTTGTTATCCCTCTGGAAAGAGGTCTGAACGGAGTGCCGGGTATGAAATATATGACATCCGATGCCGGAAATGATGGTGAAGCCTCCATCCAGATTGTTTTTGATTTGGGTACAGATCCCAACGTAGCAGCTGTAAACGTTCAGAACCGTGTATCTTCAGTTGTGAATAAACTGCCGCCACTGGTAGTCCGTGAAGGGGTAAAGATCACCCGTGAAGAACCGAATATGTTGATGTACATTAACCTGTACAGTGATGATCCCAAAGCAGATCAGAAATTCCTTTTCAACTATGCGGATATCAACGTGATGTCCGAATTGAGAAGGGTAAGCGGGGTAGGTTTTGCCGACATTCTCGGAACCCGTGAATATGCCATGCGTATCTGGCTTAAACCAGACAGGCTTACAGCTTACAGTATTTCAGCTGATGAAGTGATGGAAGCTCTGAACGACCAGAGTTTAGAAGCTTCGCCTGGAAAAACAGGTGAAAGTTCCGGGAAGAGATCGCAGTCGTTCGAATATGTGTTAAAATATCCGGGACGTTTCAACAACGAAAAGGATTATGGAAATATTATTTTAAAAGCAAAACCGGATGGTGAATCCGTAAGGTTGAAGGATGTTGCTGATATTGAATTCGGAAGTTCAATGTATGACATTTATTCCACGCTCAACGGAAAACCTTCTGCCGCTATCACAGTAAAACAGTCTTACGGTTCTAATGCCAGTGATGTTATCAAAAATGTAAAAGCATTGATGAAGGACCTGGAAAAAAATAATTTCCCTAAGGGGATGCACTATGAAATTAGTTACGACGTGTCCAGATTCCTTGATGCATCTATGGAAAAGGTAATACACACACTGTTTGAAGCCTTTATTCTGGTGGCAATCGTGGTGTTCTTATTCCTTGGAGACTGGCGTTCTACTTTGATTCCGGCGCTGGCAGTTCCGGTTTCATTAGTGGGAACTTTTGCAGTCATGTCCGCTTTTGGAATTACATTGAACATGATTTCACTCTTTGCCCTGGTAATGGCAATCGGGGTGGTGGTAGATGACGCGATTGTAGTTATTGAGGCCGTACATGCCAAGATGGAAGAAAAGAACCTCTCTCCTCTAAAGGCAACAGAAGAAGCGATGCACGAAATTAGTGGTGCCATCATTGCTATTACTTTGGTGATGGCATCGGTATTTATCCCGATTGCATTTATGTCCGGTCCTGTGGGGGTATTTTACCGTCAGTTCTCAATTACTATGGCTTCCTCCATTATTTTATCAGGAGTGGTAGCTTTGACATTAACGCCTGCTTTGTGTGCCTTAATCCTTAAAAACAATCACGGAAAAGCTAAAAAGAAAACTCCGGTTACGGTTTTCCTTGAAAAATTCAATAATCTCTTTACAAAAGGAGCCGGCAAGTATGAGAAAATGCTGAATAAAACAGTGACAAAGAAAACTATTACCCTTCCTTTGTTGCTGGCATTTTGTGCCTGTACTTTTTTCCTTAGTAATTCGCTTCCTTCAGGATTTATACCTGCCGAAGACCAGGGGATGATTTATGCGATTATCCAGACTCCTCCCGGATCTACATTAGAAAGGACGAACCAGATTGCAAGAGAACTTTTGAGAGAATCTGAAGATATTGATGGTGTACAGTCCGTTTCTTCACTGGCAGGATATGAAATTTTGACCGAGGGTACCGGATCCAATTCAGGAACCTGTCTGATCAATCTTAAAAGTTGGGAGGAACGTAAAGAATCTGCCGCTGAAATTATAGAAAAACTGGAAGAGAAAGCTAAAAATATTCCGGGAGCCAATATTGAATTTTTCCAACCGCCTTCCGTTCCCGGATATGGAGCTGCCGGTGGATTTGAACTTCGTTTACTGGATAAAGCGGGAAGTGGTGATTATCATAAAATGGAACAGGTGAGCAGTGATTTTGTAAAGGAGCTGAAAAAACGTCCGGAGCTTGGATCTGCATTTACCTTTTATTCTGCGAGTTTCCCTCAGTACATGCTGAAGATTGATAATGATCTTGCTGAGCAAAAAGGAGTGACAATTGCCAAAGCCATGGATAATTTGTCAACATTAATAGGCTCCAATTATGAAACAAGCTTTATCCGTTTCGACAGACCTTATAAAGTTATTGTTCAGGCCGGGCCGCAATACCGTGCATTGCCTACCGATCTTTTAAAATTATATGTGAAAAACGACAAAGATCAGATGGTGCCCTATTCAGATTTTATGAGGCTGGAAAAAGTGTATGGTTTATCTGAAATGACCAGACATAATATGTACAATTCAGCTCAGGTAAGTGGAACTCCGGCACCGGGATACAGTAGTGGACAAGCCATTAAAGCTATTCAGGAAGTTGCTGATAAAACGCTTCCGAGAGGCTTTGGTATCGACTGGGCCGGAATCTCTAAAGATGAAGTGAGCCGTGGAAACGAGGCCATATTTATTTTTCTTGTATGCCTGGGATTTGTTTATCTGATTCTTTCGGCACAATATGAAAGTTTTATCCTTCCGCTTCCGGTTATTTTATCCCTTCCCGTAGGTATTTTCGGGGCATTTTTATGCTTAAAACTCTTAGGACTGGAAAATAATATCTATGCACAGGTGGCGATGGTAATGCTTATCGGTCTTTTAGGAAAAAATGCAGTATTGATTGTAGAATTTGCAGTACAGAAGAAAGCAGAAGAAGGAATACCTGTTGCTAAGGCTGCTATTGAAGGAGCTGCCATTCGTTTCCGTCCTATCCTGATGACGTCATTTGCCTTTGTTGCCGGGCTTATTCCATTAGTTGTCGCTACAGGGCCGGGTGCTGTTGGTAACCGTACCATTGGAACAGCGGCGGCAGGAGGAATGCTGATCGGAACCATTTTCGGTCTGATGATTATTCCGGGACTGTATTACATCTTCGGAACAATAGCAGAGAAATCGAAACTGGCAAAATATGAAGAAGAAAATCCTTTAACAGAACAAACTGAACCTTATAAACACGATGGAAAATTCGAAGATTAA
- a CDS encoding gliding motility protein GldM: MAQGKQTPRQKMINLMYLVFIAMMALNIDAEIIRSYYDSTRALNETRTLTEKKNEKIFEKTLEAKAQQVPDTYAKPWEDYKVLKSKIDALVKSAQDVKVLLKKQSEFHDKDPKTGKDIDVSENFAALNNNEATTEYFFNEGDENSPSKNALDLKAKIDDVRNYINATFGNNAQLRDLVDRANKSLIAEYPKGKSPNEKTWFQNKFYHQPLIAAISNLEIIQNDARNVQSDALALLLQEKVDASIKFTSYEPIISGPTDIQAGKQAEIKVMLGTYSNSNKINISGVSRQENGKGIIPISGAGIGEHKLGGTITLTDASGKPQSFPWTHTYNVIAGPREVKLEKGLLLSADKMNVMYRGLENPVSGSILGADNSKLSLSAPGASVRNTGPGKWIVKPSTGTTVKLTLSGVDPYGKSVSQVFEYRIKNVPPPQGQMRGQNVLSMPATSIPNQSVQAAIPDFDFPVSFTVTQFMVRVPGRAALLIHGNSLNDAAGLIKNLRSGDVVSIFDIKATAQGLEGQQIKNITPILINVQ; the protein is encoded by the coding sequence ATGGCACAAGGAAAACAGACCCCTCGTCAGAAGATGATCAACCTGATGTATCTGGTGTTCATCGCGATGATGGCCCTCAATATTGATGCAGAAATCATCAGATCATACTACGACTCTACCAGAGCATTGAATGAAACCAGAACTTTAACGGAGAAGAAAAACGAAAAGATCTTTGAAAAAACGCTTGAAGCTAAAGCACAACAAGTTCCCGATACTTATGCTAAACCTTGGGAGGATTACAAAGTATTAAAGAGCAAAATTGATGCACTCGTGAAATCAGCTCAGGATGTTAAGGTTTTATTAAAAAAACAATCCGAGTTTCATGATAAAGATCCTAAAACCGGAAAAGATATTGATGTAAGCGAAAATTTTGCGGCATTAAATAATAATGAAGCTACTACTGAATACTTCTTTAACGAAGGAGATGAAAACTCACCTTCAAAGAATGCACTGGACTTAAAAGCTAAAATCGATGACGTAAGAAATTATATCAACGCAACTTTTGGGAACAATGCACAGCTTAGAGATTTAGTAGACAGAGCCAACAAGTCTTTGATTGCAGAATATCCTAAAGGAAAATCTCCAAACGAAAAGACCTGGTTCCAGAATAAATTCTATCATCAGCCGCTTATCGCTGCAATATCTAATCTGGAAATTATCCAAAATGATGCCAGAAATGTTCAGTCTGATGCATTAGCATTATTACTTCAGGAAAAAGTTGATGCAAGCATTAAATTCACAAGCTATGAGCCGATTATTTCCGGACCTACCGATATTCAGGCGGGTAAACAAGCGGAGATAAAAGTAATGTTAGGAACTTATTCTAATAGCAATAAGATCAACATTTCAGGAGTAAGCAGACAAGAAAATGGTAAAGGTATTATTCCAATCTCAGGTGCTGGAATTGGAGAACATAAACTAGGAGGTACTATTACATTAACAGATGCTTCAGGTAAACCGCAAAGTTTCCCATGGACTCATACGTACAATGTTATCGCCGGACCAAGAGAAGTTAAACTTGAAAAAGGATTGCTACTTTCTGCCGATAAGATGAATGTAATGTACAGAGGACTTGAAAACCCTGTTTCAGGATCAATCTTAGGTGCAGACAACTCAAAACTTTCATTATCAGCTCCGGGTGCTAGCGTAAGAAATACAGGACCAGGAAAATGGATTGTAAAACCTTCTACAGGTACAACTGTGAAGCTGACCTTATCCGGTGTAGATCCTTATGGAAAATCAGTATCTCAGGTATTTGAATACAGAATTAAGAATGTACCGCCACCTCAAGGTCAGATGAGAGGTCAGAATGTATTGTCGATGCCGGCAACTTCTATCCCGAATCAGTCTGTGCAGGCAGCGATTCCTGACTTCGACTTCCCGGTTTCATTCACTGTAACTCAGTTTATGGTAAGAGTACCTGGCAGAGCAGCATTACTGATTCATGGTAACTCATTAAATGATGCAGCAGGATTAATTAAAAATCTAAGAAGTGGAGATGTTGTTTCAATCTTTGATATTAAAGCAACTGCTCAAGGTTTAGAAGGACAACAGATTAAAAATATTACTCCTATATTAATTAACGTTCAATAG
- the gldN gene encoding gliding motility protein GldN, whose protein sequence is MKKYISTLLVLVSGFAFSQTILNASSPEEFRKMREENKQKVGDTIIDKTVKPLEYGFVEDKDILKSMFVWEIIDMNDKINQPFYYDNPDGLLSTPTRSLYQLLLDAALTGKIEQVYDDENFTVKLSPEGIQKRLENVRINDAAIDILNSGRQLTDKEKKEYTDVFKTTTDKVKVLKIMGMWFVDKRDGQMKYRPLGIAAMGPDPAVQGVIGPDGKPIAGNDELIDLFWIFYPNARDVLANNYVFNRKNSSADLSFDDIINARRFSSVIYKSSSGLGDGTIKDYIPKDADDQIDESDRIKKQILEMENDMWNY, encoded by the coding sequence ATGAAAAAATATATTAGTACCCTTTTAGTATTAGTTTCGGGATTTGCTTTTTCCCAGACTATTCTGAACGCTTCTTCTCCGGAAGAGTTTAGAAAGATGAGAGAGGAGAACAAACAAAAAGTTGGTGATACTATTATAGATAAAACAGTAAAGCCTCTTGAATACGGATTTGTTGAAGATAAAGATATCCTTAAAAGTATGTTTGTTTGGGAAATCATTGACATGAATGATAAGATCAATCAGCCATTCTATTATGACAATCCGGACGGCCTTCTTTCCACTCCTACAAGATCTTTATATCAGCTATTGCTGGATGCAGCTTTAACAGGTAAAATAGAGCAGGTATATGATGATGAAAATTTTACGGTAAAACTTTCACCTGAAGGAATTCAGAAAAGATTGGAGAATGTTAGAATCAACGATGCTGCTATCGACATTTTAAATTCAGGAAGACAATTAACGGATAAGGAGAAAAAAGAATATACAGACGTATTTAAGACAACTACCGATAAAGTAAAAGTTCTTAAAATTATGGGAATGTGGTTCGTTGATAAAAGAGACGGTCAGATGAAATACAGACCTCTTGGTATCGCAGCTATGGGGCCTGATCCTGCCGTACAGGGAGTTATCGGACCGGATGGTAAACCCATCGCAGGAAATGATGAACTTATAGACCTGTTCTGGATTTTCTATCCTAATGCAAGAGATGTTTTAGCAAACAATTATGTTTTCAACAGAAAAAACTCTTCTGCTGACTTATCTTTCGATGATATCATCAATGCAAGAAGATTCTCTTCAGTGATCTATAAATCTTCCAGTGGTTTAGGAGACGGTACAATCAAAGATTATATCCCTAAAGATGCTGATGATCAGATAGATGAAAGTGATAGAATCAAAAAGCAGATTCTTGAAATGGAAAATGATATGTGGAATTACTAG
- a CDS encoding efflux RND transporter periplasmic adaptor subunit, with translation MIKRVASGIALSILLLMVGCNKKKEEKEEVTVYPVTVPVVMDTVINKEYVAQIQSVKNIEVRAQEKGFLEKIFVDEGQYVHAGQTLFRIMPKLYQAELLKAKAEVEQASIELKNASTLAGNNIVSKNERAMAKAKLDAANAEMKLAQIHLSFTDIKAPFSGIINRLPLKLGSLVDEGDLLTSLSDNTNIYTYFNVSEPEYLSYQTHVADRGTDQVSLITANGEVYPEKGLIQTIEGEFDNETGNIAFRAKFPNPNKLLRNGETGKVQMTMPVHNALIIPQKATYEIQDQKYVFVVDKNGTARSRNIKIAYELPDLYVVGSGLSKGDQILLEGVQKVKDDQKLKTKFQDPKKVLQSLKLKAE, from the coding sequence ATGATAAAAAGAGTTGCCTCAGGCATTGCGCTAAGCATTCTCCTATTGATGGTTGGCTGCAACAAGAAAAAAGAAGAAAAGGAAGAGGTTACAGTATACCCTGTGACAGTTCCCGTGGTAATGGATACGGTGATCAATAAAGAATATGTAGCTCAGATCCAGTCTGTGAAAAATATTGAAGTACGTGCACAGGAGAAAGGGTTTTTGGAAAAAATATTCGTCGACGAGGGACAATATGTTCATGCCGGCCAGACACTGTTCAGAATTATGCCCAAACTCTATCAGGCAGAACTATTGAAAGCAAAAGCAGAAGTGGAGCAGGCTTCTATTGAATTGAAAAATGCCAGTACCTTGGCAGGAAATAATATTGTCTCTAAAAATGAAAGAGCAATGGCTAAAGCTAAGCTGGATGCTGCCAATGCAGAAATGAAGCTGGCTCAGATTCACCTGTCGTTTACCGATATTAAAGCTCCGTTTTCAGGAATTATCAACAGACTTCCCCTTAAACTGGGAAGTCTTGTCGATGAAGGTGATTTGCTCACTTCATTATCTGATAATACCAATATCTATACGTATTTTAATGTTTCCGAACCTGAGTATCTGAGCTATCAGACACATGTTGCCGACAGAGGCACAGATCAGGTATCATTGATTACCGCAAATGGTGAAGTATACCCTGAAAAAGGACTTATCCAAACCATAGAAGGAGAATTCGACAATGAAACCGGAAATATTGCTTTCCGTGCTAAATTCCCTAATCCCAATAAACTCCTTAGAAATGGCGAAACAGGTAAAGTCCAGATGACGATGCCGGTTCATAATGCTTTAATTATTCCCCAGAAAGCAACCTATGAAATCCAGGATCAGAAATATGTTTTCGTTGTTGATAAAAACGGAACGGCAAGATCACGAAATATTAAGATCGCTTATGAGCTTCCAGATCTTTATGTAGTGGGATCAGGACTTTCAAAAGGTGACCAGATCCTTTTGGAAGGAGTACAGAAAGTAAAGGATGATCAGAAACTGAAAACAAAATTCCAGGATCCTAAAAAAGTTCTTCAGTCATTGAAACTAAAAGCAGAGTAG
- the gldL gene encoding gliding motility protein GldL, translated as MFKTKDAWMNFFYSFGAAIVILGAWLKITHITLGPINGNIALTVGLITEAIIFIIFAFDPPKTEESYAWENVYPELLDKHANPNPLHSNVTTRNTGAQFAELENSLSNKLDKMLEDARLDVQLFERLRTGIDKFSNSVDQINQTVDVSASTHKYNDQLNKAAQHMESMNALYAMQLESGKKQSEFANKYVADMQKSAEQSEKFNQELQGLTSNLNNLNRVYGGMLTAMKS; from the coding sequence ATGTTTAAGACTAAAGATGCTTGGATGAATTTCTTCTATTCATTCGGTGCTGCAATTGTAATTCTTGGAGCTTGGCTTAAAATTACTCACATTACCCTGGGACCAATTAACGGTAATATAGCTCTTACAGTAGGGCTTATTACAGAGGCAATTATCTTTATCATTTTTGCATTTGACCCTCCGAAAACTGAAGAGTCTTATGCCTGGGAAAATGTTTATCCTGAATTATTAGATAAACATGCCAACCCAAACCCATTGCATTCTAACGTAACAACAAGAAATACAGGTGCTCAGTTTGCTGAATTAGAAAACTCTCTTTCAAACAAATTAGATAAAATGCTTGAAGATGCTAGACTAGACGTTCAATTATTTGAAAGACTAAGAACAGGTATCGACAAGTTCTCAAATTCTGTTGACCAGATTAACCAAACGGTGGACGTTTCGGCTTCTACTCATAAATATAACGACCAGCTTAATAAAGCAGCTCAGCATATGGAAAGCATGAATGCCTTATACGCCATGCAGCTGGAAAGCGGTAAAAAACAATCGGAGTTTGCCAATAAATATGTAGCAGATATGCAAAAATCTGCTGAGCAATCTGAAAAATTCAATCAAGAACTACAAGGTTTAACATCTAATCTAAACAACTTAAATAGAGTTTATGGTGGTATGCTAACTGCTATGAAGTCTTAA
- a CDS encoding four helix bundle protein, with translation MKSKNVLKDKSFTFSIHIIEQYKRLTESKEYVMSKQLLRSGTAVGALIREAEFAQSKADFISKLSISLKEANETSYWLELLHRTQYIDTMRFEESSQYINELISMLVSSIKTSKLKLNT, from the coding sequence ATGAAAAGTAAAAATGTGTTGAAAGATAAGAGCTTTACTTTCAGTATTCATATCATTGAGCAATACAAAAGATTGACAGAATCCAAAGAATATGTTATGTCAAAACAGTTGCTTCGAAGCGGAACAGCGGTTGGTGCATTAATCCGGGAAGCAGAGTTTGCCCAAAGCAAGGCGGACTTTATCAGCAAGCTGTCTATTTCATTGAAGGAAGCTAATGAAACTTCCTATTGGCTTGAACTTCTGCATCGTACCCAGTATATCGATACCATGCGTTTTGAAGAATCAAGCCAATACATCAATGAGCTTATCAGTATGTTGGTATCAAGCATCAAAACCTCAAAATTAAAACTGAACACATGA
- a CDS encoding META domain-containing protein — protein sequence MKSLYYFLSALFLSVFLVSCNTQTAQKPAATDITGKTWKLTELNGQPIQLKNPKNNPHFKLDMKGMRYEGHAGCNGLGGTFEIKQDVMRIKFNQGMSTMMACEDLDIENQFTKALLSADNYSVNGNTLTLNKAKMAPLAKFVLQ from the coding sequence ATGAAAAGCTTATATTACTTTTTATCAGCTCTTTTTCTAAGCGTATTTCTTGTTTCCTGTAATACCCAAACTGCGCAGAAGCCTGCAGCAACAGATATCACCGGCAAAACGTGGAAACTTACAGAGCTTAACGGACAGCCTATCCAACTGAAAAACCCTAAAAATAATCCTCATTTCAAACTTGATATGAAAGGAATGAGATATGAAGGGCATGCCGGTTGTAACGGATTAGGCGGTACCTTTGAGATCAAGCAGGACGTGATGAGAATCAAATTCAATCAGGGAATGTCTACGATGATGGCTTGTGAAGACCTTGATATTGAAAATCAGTTTACTAAAGCCCTGCTTTCAGCAGATAACTATTCTGTAAATGGAAATACATTAACTCTGAACAAAGCAAAGATGGCTCCTCTGGCTAAATTTGTCCTTCAATAA
- a CDS encoding FAD-binding oxidoreductase: protein MKNVDYIIVGDGYAGLFFAHQLIRNNKSFVIFSEGRKSASQVSAGIINPVVLKKFTTFWKAQEQIDFLKNSLREIETYTGKNYLIDAPIHRIFHDENEQKLWLKKSANEELSGFLSEKFERLNGVKNDFQTGKVNQSARLDVNGFFSGLFDYFEKNDFLIREKFEYTQLDPARAIYKDFNFKNIIFCEGMRVRDNPYFSEISVNPNKGHHIKVRLSQPIPENITIKKKHFLFPTGTGLYFYGGTYDRDQLHHHIDESAVDQLVKGLSEIYPYDFDVKEVHFGFRPTVKDRRPIIGRHETHDNLYVFNGLGARGILNGCYFARDLYRCIEEGVPLHEEVSSDRFK, encoded by the coding sequence ATGAAAAATGTAGATTATATTATTGTAGGAGATGGATATGCCGGACTGTTCTTTGCCCATCAGTTAATCAGAAATAATAAATCATTCGTGATTTTTTCTGAAGGCAGAAAAAGTGCCTCCCAGGTCTCAGCCGGAATTATCAATCCCGTTGTTCTTAAAAAGTTTACGACATTCTGGAAAGCACAGGAGCAAATTGATTTCCTCAAAAACAGCCTCAGGGAAATAGAGACATATACAGGGAAGAACTACCTCATAGATGCACCTATTCACAGGATTTTTCATGATGAAAACGAACAGAAACTTTGGCTGAAAAAGTCAGCGAATGAAGAATTATCAGGTTTTCTCAGTGAAAAATTTGAGCGTTTAAATGGAGTAAAAAACGACTTTCAGACAGGAAAGGTCAATCAGTCTGCCAGACTTGATGTAAATGGATTTTTCAGCGGTTTATTCGATTATTTTGAAAAAAATGATTTTTTGATCAGAGAAAAATTTGAATATACACAGTTGGATCCGGCACGAGCAATATATAAGGATTTTAATTTTAAAAATATTATTTTCTGTGAAGGGATGCGTGTCAGAGATAATCCCTACTTTTCTGAAATCAGTGTAAATCCGAATAAGGGACATCACATAAAAGTCAGGCTTTCTCAGCCAATTCCCGAAAACATAACCATAAAGAAAAAACATTTCTTATTTCCCACAGGAACGGGACTGTATTTTTATGGTGGAACTTACGACAGAGACCAACTTCATCATCATATTGATGAATCGGCAGTTGACCAACTGGTCAAAGGACTTTCTGAAATCTATCCGTATGATTTTGACGTGAAAGAGGTACATTTCGGTTTCAGACCTACGGTAAAAGACAGAAGGCCAATTATTGGAAGACATGAAACTCATGATAATTTATACGTATTCAATGGCCTTGGAGCAAGGGGAATTCTTAACGGGTGTTACTTTGCAAGAGACCTGTACCGTTGTATTGAAGAAGGTGTTCCGTTGCATGAAGAAGTTTCATCGGACAGGTTTAAGTAA
- a CDS encoding SemiSWEET transporter, translating to MNENLLGIIAGVLTSISMIPQLIKVIREKNVEDISLLMLLVLISGLSLWVWYGFVKDELPIILSNAFAVLVNLSLLVCYIKYNKRKQF from the coding sequence ATGAATGAAAACCTCTTAGGTATTATTGCAGGAGTACTGACTTCCATCTCCATGATTCCCCAGCTTATCAAAGTTATCCGGGAGAAAAATGTCGAAGATATTTCATTGCTTATGCTTTTGGTTCTTATTTCAGGACTATCATTATGGGTGTGGTACGGTTTTGTCAAAGATGAATTACCCATTATCCTTTCCAATGCATTTGCTGTTCTGGTGAATCTCAGTCTTCTTGTATGCTACATAAAGTACAACAAAAGAAAACAATTTTAA